A single genomic interval of Nostoc commune NIES-4072 harbors:
- the petM gene encoding cytochrome b6-f complex subunit PetM: MGGEILNAALLSFGLIFVGWGLGALLLKIQGGEE, translated from the coding sequence ATGGGCGGCGAAATTTTGAATGCAGCTCTATTGTCCTTCGGTTTAATCTTCGTAGGCTGGGGCTTAGGCGCGTTGTTACTAAAAATTCAAGGCGGAGAAGAATAA